AAGCTGATGACCAACCTGCGCAGCACTCACCCACATTTTGTGCGCTGTATCATCCCCAACGAGTCTAAAACACCTGGTAAGAATcccaagaaaagacaaaaaacagtGTGATGCAGCCATTATTCTCTATGTTTCATCATGAATTATCAAATAATTGTCTTATTGCTTAGGTGCCATGGAGCACGAGCTGGTGCTGCACCAGCTGCGCTGTAACGGCGTGCTGGAAGGGATCAGGATTTGCAGGAAAGGGTTCCCCAGCAGAATCCTCTATGCTGACTTCAAGCAAAGGTCAGTTTCCTTTCTGATTTCCATCCTCTCTTTCCTGCCAAAGTTTTATGTTTTAACTATTGTATCACTTGGGGATATTTTTTAACACTACCTCTTTCTGGCTATAACTAGAAGAAAAGGGAATGTTGAAGTGCGTAGCAAGAGGCAACATATATGGCtagcagaagaaaaattgttGAGAAATAAAGAGTTTCAGGTGTCCTCACTGACTGCTGGGGCATGTGAGTGTGGAAGCTCAGTAGAGCTGCAGAAGCCAGTGATTACAAGATTGATAAATGCAGTTTGGGATTGGTGGCAGCAGGTTCTCAGGCAAAAATAACAAACTATGAGTTCCTTGGCCAGCTGCAAGTTTCAGGGGAAGAGCTTTTCTCCAATACAGAGGGTATAGGATAGTGGCAATGTTACTCTCAAGTAATTTTATACAGCATATTTTCAGTAAAAGGATATGGATTGAACTCACTGGAAATCAATCTCTTCTTGATCATGGATGGTCCCCTAAAGGCTGGAAAAGTTTTCTTAAAGTTGTTACCAAGTTAAGATTTCATCAGAAGGGTATCTCAAAACAATGGATGGAATTCAAACTTCCTCAGCCTGATTCTGCTGCAAACACTGCTCTTGCTTTCAGTAAACAGAACATTCTTATGACTGGACATTGTCTTCATTTCCATTTCCTCCAATTCCACAGATACAAGGTGCTTAATGCCAGTGCCATCCCTGAGGGACAGTTCATCGATAGCAAGAAGGCTTCTGAGAAGCTCCTTGGGTCAATCGATGTGGACCACACCCAGTACAAATTTGGACACACCAAGGTACAAACCCCCCATTCACTGCCTGCCTGGGCTTTGCTCTCTCTACCTGACAGTGATGTGCTGCAACATTGCCTCCCTCAAGGTGTTCTTCAAAGCTGGGCTGCTGGGACTCCTGGAGGAGATGAGGGATGAGAAGCTGGCACAGCTCATCACCCGCACCCAGGCCAGGTGTAGAGGCTTCCTGATGAGGGTGGAGTACCAGAGAATGGTGGAGCGGAGGTACACCTTCCTCTTCTTCTGTTACAGACTCATTTTGCTCATGGGAAAGTGCTGATACTCAACAGACCAAGAATATTCATTGTACTTTTTAATTATGTCTCAGGGAATCCATCTTCTGCATCCAGTACAATGTTCGCTCATTCATGAATGTCAAACACTGGCCATGGATGAAGCTGTTCTTCAAGATCAAGCCCCTGCTGAAGAGTGCAGAGTCTGAGAAGGAGATGGCCAACATGAAGGGGGAGTTTGAGAAAACCAAGGAGGAGCTTGCAAAGTCTGAGGCAAAGCGGAAGGAACTTGAGGAGAAAATGGCATCTCTAATGCAGGAGAAAAATGACCTGCAGCTCCAAGTGCAATCTGTAAGTATTATTAGTGTATTTCTTCCAGGTACCCTCACAGCACATAACTCTCATATTACACAATCAATTGTCTGAGAAAATCTTTTAATATGAATAATGGAAGGTAGAATTCAGACCATTCTGTGTCACCATTATAATACGAGGTTCTAGCTTGGGTTTGGCTATTGAATCATGTATGCGCATAGGTCTGTTTCTCCAGGCTCACAATATAACATCCAATGTAGTCACTGGAGATTTAGAATTTACAGTAGCAGAGTCGGTGGAGCAATTCATTTGACAATTTTCTCTGGTTTCAGTCCGTTGCACAAATAAAAAGCCTCCATGCCATTTTATATGATTCATGTTATGTCATATGTGTCTCTGCAACCACTTTTCCCGGAGAATAAAAAACCCTCAGCATTCTGGCACGATCCTATATGTACCTCCTAAATCCCTTGGGAGATTAAGGGATGGCTCAATATTTAAGCATTACCTTGTGTCTTAAGATGTTTGTTACAAAGATTCAAAATAAACTCAGGTTCAAATTGAAACCACTGATTGCACCAAGATTATATATCAATTTATCTTGCTCAAATAAAATTAGTTCAAAGACAGTCTTTCCAAGAAAAGGTTTCTctattcagcttttaaaaacagttgtgtttagtaaaaaaatccttgttTCTCTAATAGGAAGCTGATGCATTGGCTGATGCTGAGGAAAGGTGTGACCAGCTCATCAAAACCAAAATCCAGCTGGAAGCCAAAATTAAGGAGGTGACTGAAAGggctgaggatgaagaggaaatTAATGCTGAGCTGACAGCCAAGAAGAGGAAGCTGGAAGATGAATGTTCAGAGCTGAAGAAAGATATTGATGACCTTGAGCTAACACTGGCCAAggtggagaaggaaaaacacGCCACTGAAAACAAGGTATGAGGTAGAACCAGTCAGTTGCACTCTGGAAAGACTTGTCTTGTTAGAAAATTTTAAGCACCATTTTCTGCCTGTGCTTGCCCCTTTCTTCTCAAAGGTGAAAAACCTCACTGAGGAGATGGCAGCCTTGGACGAGACCATTGCCAAGCtgacaaaagagaagaaagcccTCCAAGAGGCCCATCAGCAGACCCTGGATGACCTGCAGGCAGAGGAAGACAAAGTCAATACTCTGACCAAGGCCAAGACCAAGCTGGAACAGCAAGTGGATGATGTAAGCACACACAGGGCAGGAACAGGACAGGTATGGAGCCAGACctggctggcagagccctgatGGTCTTGTTGTGTTTAGCTGGAAGGGTCCCTGGAGCAAGAGAAGAAACTGCGCATGGACCTGGAGAGAGCTAAGAGGAAGCTGGAAGGAGACCTGAAGCTGGCCCAGGACAGCATCATGGATTTGGAGAATGATAAGCAGCAGCTGGATGAGAAACTGAAGAAGTAAGTGTGGCTCTGGGGCACCtgagtgctgggctgcagcacttGTCTCTTTGCTTTGAGCTCTAACATGGTTCACTTGGCCCAAAGGAAAGACTTTGAAATCAGCCAGATCCAAAGTAAAACTGAGGATGAGCAAGCCCTGGGCATGCAACTTCAGAAGAAGATCAAGGAGCTGCAGGCAAGTCTCTGTTCCTTCCCCTGCCTTGCTCAGGCTCAGCTCAGGCAGGAGGAGGGCACGGGTGTGAAGGGTCCCTGGTGTTCTGCAGGCCCGTattgaggagctggaggaggaaattGAGGCAGAGCGAACCTCTCGTGCTAAAGCAGAGAAGCATCGCGCTGACCTGTccagggagctggaggagatcaGCGAGCGCCTGGAAGAAGCTGGaggggccacagcagctcagatTGATATGAACAAGAAGCGAGAGGCAGAATTCCAGAAGATGCGCCGTGACCTGGAAGAGGCCACGCTGCAGCACGAAGCCACGGCTGCCGCCCTGCGCAAGAAGCACGCggacagcacagctgagctgggcgAGCAGATCGACAACCTGCAACGCGTGAAGcagaagctggagaaggagaagagtgaGCTGAAGATGGAGATTGACGACTTGGCCAGCAACATGGAGTCTGTCTCCAAAGCCAAGGTACACAATTATTTTATCGGTTCAGTGACCCAATGGAATACCACACAGTTTTTGCACCTGGTCTTATTTAGGATGTGGATGGTTAACTCATGACTTCTCATATGCTGAAACACAGGCCAACCTGGAGAAGATGTGCCGCACACTGGAAGATCAGCTGAGTGAGATTAAGagcaaggaagaagaacatCAGCGCATGATCAATGACCTCAATGCTCAAAGAGCTCGTCTGCAGACAGAGTCAGGTGAGACACCCCCATCTGCATGTGCAGATCAATAATGTCTCAGAGTTATTGCAAAAACTACTCTTCTTTACACGTGGTCTTTTAAACACACTTTGTTTCACATCTCTTGCAAAATACATGAAATGGGATCATAATTTTCAGCATGAATTGTGAACCATCTGATTTTACATCCTCAAATGTTTGCAGTATCATGACCAATGGCATTAAAACTGTTACATATCTGCAAATTTTTTCAGGTGAATATTCACGTCAGGTAGAAGAGAAGGATGCTTTGGTTTCTCAGCTGTCAAGAGGCAAACAAGCTTTCACCCAACAGATTGAGGAACTCAAGAGGCATTTAGAGGAAGAGATAAAGGTGAGAAGGTGTTtacttaaatatataaaatcagTTAACCAACAAGAGGAAAGGGACAAAAATAGCCACTTTGATAATGCAGTGCAAGTTTTCCCATAATATCATTGCTTCTCTTTCCCTATATATCAATTCATTCTTTTGCAAATTCACAGATCTTTCCCATTACAGGTCTTTCTAAGATCTTCTAATTAATAAGATTTCCCAATCTATTTGTGTTCATTtcccactctttttttttttttaacaaggcCAAGAACGCCCTGGCACATGGCCTGCAGTCCGCTCGCCACGACTGTGACTTGCTCCGGGAACAAtatgaggaggagcaggaggccaAGGGGGAGCTGCAGCGAGCCCTGTCCAAGGCCAACAGTGAAGTGGCCCAGTGGAGAACCAAATACGAGACGGACGCGATTCAGCGCACGGAGGAGCTCGAGGAGGCCAAGTACGTGGGGAATGTGGAGAACACTCTCAGAGACAAAGAATGGAAATTTGAATAGCCCACAGTGACACTGCGAGGAGGAAATCAGCGTTCTCCTTTGGGTGGAGTCACAATGAGACAAAATATGACAGAAAACAAGTACGCactggggaaaagcaggaaggTCTAGAATAGCAGACAAAGGCCAGAACTGCTGCAGGATTGCTCCAGAATTCAGACATGGAAATAGAGTAGCTTACACCTCTTTGAATGAGTGTCACAGAGTACCAAGAGGCTAAGTTTACTCTTGTGAAAAACATTATGCTTCATGCCACAGTCTTACTTATGCTTACAACTTTCCAGGAAGAAACTGGCCCAGCGCCTGCAGGATGCAGAGGAACATGTTGAGGCTGTCAATGCCAAATGTGCCTCCCTGGAAAAGACaaagcagaggctgcagaaTGAAGTGGAGGATCTGATGATTGATGTGGAGAGATCCaatgctgcctgtgctgctctggataAGAAGCAGAAGAACTTTGACAAGGTCTTTTGGCTTCCAGCACCAGCATTCCTGGCCAGAGCATGGCCCTGTGATGGCCACAGCCCTACTCACACCCTGTTTCTCTTCAGATCCTGGCAGAATGGAAGCAGAAGTATGAGGAAAcgcaggctgagctggaggcCTCGCAGAAGGAGTCGCGCTCTCTCAGCACGGAGCTGTTCAAGATGAAGAATGCCTATGAGGAGTCCTTGGACCACCTGGAAACAATGAAGCGGGAGAACAAGAACTTGCAGCGTAagtccctctgctcctccctgaCCTTTCTCACTATCAGCCATCACCTCCATTGGCCATGGGTCTGTGCTTGCAGGTCTGCAGAGATGTCTGTCACCTTGGTGGGACAGGGTCCTTCCCATTCTTCTCAGTGCCTGACCATGCCATTGATCTTTGTTCCCACAGAGGAGATTTCCGACCTCACGGAGCAGATTGCAGAGGGAGGAAAGGCAATTCATGAGCTGGAGAAAGTCAAGAAGCAGGTTGAGCAGGAGAAATCTGAACTGCAAGCCTCCCTGGAGGAAGCTGAGGTACAAACATTGCTAATAAATGATGTCTCCACCAAGAGTATGGGTGTAGTCATTTGGAGAGAGAGcaggaaagcaaactcaccttCAACGTGGACCTGCATAAAAGATTACTTAGAAAGTAAGACACTCTGTGTTGAATTGTGCAGGCCTCCCTGGAACATGAGGAGGGGAAGATCCTGCGCCTGCAACTGGAGCTCAACCAAGTGAAGTCTGAGATTGACAGGAAGATAGCAGAGAAAGATGAGGAGATTGATCAGATGAAGAGGAACCACCTCAGAATTGTGGACTCCATGCAGAGCACCCTGGATGCTGAGATCAGGAGCAGGAATGAAGCCCTGAGGCTGAAGAAGAAGATGGAGGGTGACCTGAATGAAATGGAGATCCAGCTGAGCCACGCCAACCGCCAGGCTGCAGAGGCACAGAAGAACCTGAGAAACACGCAGGCTGTGCTCAAGGTATGGCACAATGTTCTGATTTCTGACACagctaaattttttttctctgttacaACTCATTGACTTCTACGTTGATGAGAAAATAGGAAATACAAACATAGAAAATACACACCTCCCAATCTATTGTGTCTCTCATTCCAGGACACTCAGCTGCATTTGGATGATGCTGTCAGAGCACAGGATGACCTGAAGGAGCAGGTGGCCATGGTGGAGCGTAGAGCAAACCTGCTGCAGGCTGAAGTTGAGGAGCTCCgggcagccctggagcagaCGGAGAGGTCAAGGAAATTGGCTGAGCAGGAGCTTCTGGATGCCAGTGAGCGTGTGCAGCTCCTCCATAGCCAGGTCAGTTAATAAACATATTTAGTATTTATACTATTGCTCCATAGGTCTAAATGAACTTAAGCCTTTCAGAGCTGTAATAGTGTTTTGTTAAATGCAGGGGCTTTCACAGTAAATAAGTAACAGGTGATAGATAATATAGACAGAGTATGAATTCCAGTAGACTACAGTATGGATAAATTAATAAATGCAGAGAAGTTTGTGAGGTTCTTACTATTTTGCTTGAGTTCAACACTTTTCACATTTCCATTTGAGACTTTACAGACAAATGTATGCTGACCATGAACAAAATAGGACCACACTAACTTTGTCATTAATGTAATTTAACAATGTCACTATAAGTATTCTATAGAACCATCTTAAAGTTTTATGGTCACTAGAGTGAAAATGGTaaggaaagcattttttttttcatttttcagtctAACTTCCTTCTTTGTTGTCTGAGAAAAGACTTCTTAGAGGATGCTTGTGAAATACCAAAGCACATAATACCTGAGAAATTAATAGCTACAACAGTAGTTTTCTTCGAAACCAATGTGATGTGACGGCACaatctatatttaaaaaaaacccacttatGTCGTACTTGGTATGATATGGTATGTTCATGCTCTTCATAGAACACCAGCCTGATCAATACCAAGAAGAAGCTGGAAACAGACATTGCCCAGATCCAGGGTGAAATGGAGGATACCATCCAGGAAGCCCGCAATGCTGAGGAGAAGGCCAAGAAGGCCATCACTGATGTGAGTTGGGCACTCCTGGCATTGCTGACAATGAATGTACTCTCCCCAAAATATCTCCAGCCCCAAAATGGCTTTGACCCTTTGCTCTGATCAGGCGGCCATGATGGCAGAAGAGCTGAAGAAGGAGCAGGACACCAGTGCCCACCTGGAGAGGATGAAGAAGAACCTGGACCAGACGGTGAAGGACCTGCAGCACCGTCTGGAGGAGGCTGAGCAGTTGGCACTGAAGGGAGGGAAGAAGCAGATCCAGAAGCTGGAGGCCAGGGTGTgtagggctggggctgtgcctgagTGAGCGTGTCCTTGGAGAGACATTGCCAGGgaagctgcagggatgggcttGTCCTTGCAGGTGCGGGAGCTGGAAGGGGAGGTTGATGCTGAGCAGAAGCGCAGCGCTGAAGCCGTGAAGGGCGTGCGCAAGTACGAGCGGAGGGTGAAGGAACTCACCTACCAGGTAAGGCAGGAACTCTGCTCTCACAGGGCTTTCCCACAGTGAGTCACATCTTGTACACACCGTCCCCAAGGGGAATTGTTAATGTCATGTGATGCAGAACCAAAAACTGACTCTCTATTTTGTTTGTGAAACACTCTAGTCTGAGGAAGACAGGAAGAATGTCCTCAGGCTGCAGGATCTGGTGGACAAGCTGCAAATGAAAGTGAAATCCTACAAGAGACAAGCTGAGGAGGCTGTAAGTACCAGTTTGTCCAAACAGACTTTCTTCTGGTGGAGGTGGAATTCCCTATTCATATTTTCCTCTGTACAGCTTTTCGAAACCTTGACTGTTTTGACGCAACATGATGATATTTTGATGCAATGAAGAATGTGGGAAGAAGACTTGCTTCGTTTTGGAAGAAATATACTTCCCCAAcccatttttttttgctttaagcCTCATTCCCACTCTATTTCTTTGCTTATATCTTGCCCTGGATTCCAGAAGTATCTGTCAGTCTGTGTATTCAGGACGATGACATGAACTGTGCCTAGCCCATGTTGTGTATAATGTCTTTTTGACATTCCAATATTCTTTTCTCTTCTGACACACATAACACCCTGAGTAGCTTCTCATCCTGGCTTTGAATCTGCTCTGCTAGCCCAGCTGTGACATTTGAATTTTTGTTTGCCCAGTTTTCTGGTAACAAATGTCCAACTCACTGCGTTTTGTTTTTACAACTCCCTTTCCCCACACAGGAGGAGCTGTCCAATGTCAACCTCTCCAAGTTCCGCAAGATCCAGCACGAGCTGGAGGAAGCCGAGGAGCGGGCTGACATTGCAGAGTCACAGGTCAACAAGCTCCGAGCCAAGAGCCGGGAAATTCACAAGAAGATAGAAGAAGAGGAATGAGGTTCCCAAGACTAAAAAGTGACCTGAGGCATGCATAAAATGTAAACCTCTGTGTTGCTTTCTTCAGTAGTTATCATTTATGTCTAGGTAATAAAGACAGTAGAGACCCATGCATATGAACAGTGACTAtgatgttttatttattctagTATTCATTAGTTTTGAAGTACTTGTACACAGTTCATCTTCACATTTACAAGTATATCAAACAGCAAAGCATTTTTAcattcacatttttttaaattaatgaagaaTGTAATAATTATATGGATTTATTATTCCTCTTGCAATGAGAAGTATGCATTTCTTTGATGGACTAAGACTGCACTCTTTCAAGTGATTTTCAtcttcttaggaaaaaaaataaaataataggaGTAAAGATACCTGAAGCATTtagcatacacacacacatatataaaaatatatataattatatatataatttttattaattggAAAATATTGGTTATTTGGTTAAGATTAAAAGTATGGGAAACTCAAATTTCATTCCAAGTAGTGACAAGCAGTCAAACCAACATAGTGAGGAAGTGGCATGAAGAGATATCCCCACTCCCTTTCTCTTAAGTAATTCTATTTCACGTATAGTGCAAAATTATATCCATTCACATGTAGAATccatatttaaaatactgtgaAGAATGAATAGCTAAGACTGAGGACTCAATTTATAATTTCAGTGGAAACTTCCACTGCCTTTCTAGATTCAACCCTTCTGCTCTATACATAACCTAACTGTTCTGTCTGTTTATTGTCATTCACAACATACTATGCCTGCTCATTTTCCTAAGAACTGATTATTAGCCCACAGTATTGTATTTTGCATTAAGTTGAGCTAAACAGTCAATATTTATATGTTGATTGGAAAAGTAAGGCAAAGTACAACTTTGGTTGCATAACGTTTCTAAATAGTGATCACACTTTACAGTTGGGTAAGTAAATTAGATTGTTTGGGAATACATTCAACATGCCTAAGAGCCTGGAAAATTAAAGCAAAGCTGGATGGGCCCTCCTGCTGCTGATAAACTTGTTTTTGCCAGACACAGAATGGGATACTGACATGGCTGGTATTTTGTCAAGCTTTAGCAGCTCTCTCAAACTTGATGTTTATTTAAAGCAAGTCCTAAACACCTTTGGGCATCCCACCAGAACTGTCAGTCTCTAGCTGACCTTCATATGTCCCTTTTGGATATCCTTCCTAATCTTTCAGCCAGTCTACAAGTGCAGTAAAACCACTGctttaatattataaatattcataattaaatatgaaaataacatTTGAGCAGCAGAtgacagctggagctgggaagggacacTACTCCATCCATTGTAGAAATGATCATTTAGGATCCATCACAGCTGAGCATCTCTGGGATTTTTGGTGCTCCTCTGAACTCTTTGGGCCCTTGCTGCACACTTTGTATGAGCAGAACCTGTGCTTCTGGTGGTGtcaagcccagcccagctgcatgGCCCATCACAGGACGTGTCAGTGTGCTTCTAAATGCCCTGCTCTtctcagggctcagcagagaCCTCCATTAACAGATCACTGGTTTTGTCCCAGCTGCATTTCAGAAAAGGTGGCAGGGTGAACGAGTGAACTGCGCTTGAGCTGAGCAGCAAAAAGttcttttctgctcttccaGCACATTGCATTTATCCTCCATCCATAGGTTTTTTTGCTGTGTCAGAACCCTTGTGTGAACAGATCCTGGCTGGAAGTGGGGCCCCACAAGACTCCTGCCCACCACAAAGGCCACAACACTGGTGGAAATGTTCCTGGAGCCAGCTTCAGGAGCTGCAATAACCAAAAGGGGCCTCTGCCAACGAAGCACAAGAGGGAAAACCTTGTTCTGCTAATGCTAATTCATTTGTATTTCCCCATGTAGCTGCTCACCTACAtgcagctccttctgctgcaaAAGCAGGGCGTGGGAGGGGAGCTGTGCGAGGCAGGGAGGGGAATAGTGGGAGCAAGACACTGGCTGGGCACAACAGGAGAGATGGGAAACCCCCACCAGAGCCTTGAACTGCAACTATGCAGAGTGATATGCAGGCAGGTGCAAAAGGGAATCTGTTTATTGCAAAAGCCAGGCCTATCCAAGCGATTTACTCCAACCATGAAACTGATGTCTGTCAATCTCCTTCCCACACCCAG
The DNA window shown above is from Lonchura striata isolate bLonStr1 chromosome 19, bLonStr1.mat, whole genome shotgun sequence and carries:
- the LOC144247224 gene encoding myosin-1B-like, with product MSTDAEMAIFGEAAPYLRKSEKERIEAQNKPFDAKTSVFVVHAKESYVKSTIQSRESGKVTVKTEGGETLTVKEDQIFSMNPPKYDKIEDMAMMTHLHEPAVLYNLKERYAAWMIYTYSGLFCVTVNPYKWLPVYNPEVVLAYRGKKRQEAPPHIFSISDNAYQFMLTDRENQSILITGESGAGKTVNTKRVIQYFATIAASGDKKKEEQTSGKMQGTLEDQIISANPLLEAFGNAKTVRNDNSSRFGKFIRIHFGATGKLASADIETYLLEKSRVTFQLKAERSYHIFYQIMSNKKPELIEMLLITTNPYDYLYVSQGEITVPSINDQEELMATDSAIDILGFSADEKTAIYKLTGAVMHYGNLKFKQKQREEQAEPDGTEVADKAAYLMGLNSADLLKALCYPRVKVGNEYVTKGQTVQQVYNSVGALAKAVFEKMFLWMVVRINQQLDTKQPRQYFIGVLDIAGFEIFDFNSLEQLCINFTNEKLQQFFNHHMFVLEQEEYKKEGIEWEFIDFGMDLAACIELIEKPMGIFSILEEECMFPKATDTSFKNKLYDQHLGKSNNFQKPKPGKGKAEAHFSLVHYAGTVDYNITGWLDKNKDPLNETVVGLYQKSSLKTLALLFASAGGEASGGGGGGKKGGKKKGSSFQTVSALFRENLNKLMTNLRSTHPHFVRCIIPNESKTPGAMEHELVLHQLRCNGVLEGIRICRKGFPSRILYADFKQRYKVLNASAIPEGQFIDSKKASEKLLGSIDVDHTQYKFGHTKVFFKAGLLGLLEEMRDEKLAQLITRTQARCRGFLMRVEYQRMVERRESIFCIQYNVRSFMNVKHWPWMKLFFKIKPLLKSAESEKEMANMKGEFEKTKEELAKSEAKRKELEEKMASLMQEKNDLQLQVQSEADALADAEERCDQLIKTKIQLEAKIKEVTERAEDEEEINAELTAKKRKLEDECSELKKDIDDLELTLAKVEKEKHATENKVKNLTEEMAALDETIAKLTKEKKALQEAHQQTLDDLQAEEDKVNTLTKAKTKLEQQVDDLEGSLEQEKKLRMDLERAKRKLEGDLKLAQDSIMDLENDKQQLDEKLKKKDFEISQIQSKTEDEQALGMQLQKKIKELQARIEELEEEIEAERTSRAKAEKHRADLSRELEEISERLEEAGGATAAQIDMNKKREAEFQKMRRDLEEATLQHEATAAALRKKHADSTAELGEQIDNLQRVKQKLEKEKSELKMEIDDLASNMESVSKAKANLEKMCRTLEDQLSEIKSKEEEHQRMINDLNAQRARLQTESGEYSRQVEEKDALVSQLSRGKQAFTQQIEELKRHLEEEIKAKNALAHGLQSARHDCDLLREQYEEEQEAKGELQRALSKANSEVAQWRTKYETDAIQRTEELEEAKKKLAQRLQDAEEHVEAVNAKCASLEKTKQRLQNEVEDLMIDVERSNAACAALDKKQKNFDKILAEWKQKYEETQAELEASQKESRSLSTELFKMKNAYEESLDHLETMKRENKNLQQEISDLTEQIAEGGKAIHELEKVKKQVEQEKSELQASLEEAEASLEHEEGKILRLQLELNQVKSEIDRKIAEKDEEIDQMKRNHLRIVDSMQSTLDAEIRSRNEALRLKKKMEGDLNEMEIQLSHANRQAAEAQKNLRNTQAVLKDTQLHLDDAVRAQDDLKEQVAMVERRANLLQAEVEELRAALEQTERSRKLAEQELLDASERVQLLHSQNTSLINTKKKLETDIAQIQGEMEDTIQEARNAEEKAKKAITDAAMMAEELKKEQDTSAHLERMKKNLDQTVKDLQHRLEEAEQLALKGGKKQIQKLEARVRELEGEVDAEQKRSAEAVKGVRKYERRVKELTYQSEEDRKNVLRLQDLVDKLQMKVKSYKRQAEEAEELSNVNLSKFRKIQHELEEAEERADIAESQVNKLRAKSREIHKKIEEEE